CTTTACAAATTCCCAAACTCAAGTTTTGTCAATCTTGTAGAAAAAGTATTATCAACGCCAATCATTCAAATAATCTTTCTGTTTTTGTGTAAGTGTATCTATTTCGACCCCTATAGTTTTTAATTTTATTTTAGCTATTTTTTCGTCTACTTCATAAGGAACAGGAGCAATATTTACTTCTAATTTGTCGTGATTTTCTTTTATATACTTTGCACCTTCGAGCTGTAAACTAAAAGAAAGGTCCATTATTTCAACTGGATGTCCATCACCATTTACTAAATTAACTAATCTACCTCTACCTAAAAGAAACACACTTTTACCATTTGGGAGTTTGTATTCTTCTACACCGTTTCGAACTTCTTTTTTACTGGTTGCTATTTCTTCAAGATCTTTTACGCTTACTTCTACATCAAAATGGCCTGCATTTGCTAAAACAGCACCATCTTTCATTTTCAAAAAGTGTTCTTTAGTTACAATATCTATATCTCCTGTAGCTGTTACAAAAAAGTCCCCAAACGCAGCGGCACGATCCATCGTCATAACGTTAAATCCATCCATTATAGCTTCGTTTGCTTTTATAGGATCTACTTCTGTTATTATTACATTTGCACCTAAACCTTTCGCTCTCATGGCTATACCTTTTCCACACCAACCGTATCCTCCAACTACAACTGTTTTCCCAGCAACAGAAAGATTAGTTGATCTTGTAATTGCATCCCAAGTTGATTGTCCTGTTCCATATCTATTATCAAACAAATACTTCATGTATGAATCATTTATCAATATTACAGGTACGGGTAATTTATTTTCTCTAAAAAGTGACTTATATCTTTTAACTCCCGTTGTCGTTTCTTCACATATGCCCCACAAATGTTTTAACTTCTCGGGATATTTGTTTATCATAGTTATTCCCAAATCAGCGCCATCATCTAATATGATATTAGGATTTGTTTCTAAAATCTTTTCTATGTTTTTCCAATATGCAGTTTCATCTAAAGTCCTTTCTGCATGGACATTTAATCCATAACTTTTTAAAGCTTCTACTACGTCTTCCTGTGTGGATAATGGATTACTTCCAGTTATAGCTACATTCGCACCAAGCTCATGAAGTACAATTCCTAAATACGCAGTTTTGGCTTCTAAATGTATACTTATTGCAACATTAACTCCATCAAAAGGTTTCTCGGATTGATATAATTCTTTTAAGTAGTTTAACACTTTCATGTGCTTTTTTACCCATTCAATTTTGATCTTTCCGCTTTCAAGATTTGTCATTTTAATATCCTCCTGTCTAATACCTATATATTATTTTAGAAATTTTAAAATCCGAAACTTGGTACTTGTAGCCAGGAAAAAGTGAGAGCTCCATCGTTTCCCTGCAAAAAGGGGAATAAAACCTAAATCTTTTACAATTTGTTTTATTTTAGAATTTCTTTTAGTTCGTCTAATGTGATTTTCAGAATATTTTTCTTTATCTTGTTAATCTCTTCTTCATTTGCTTTCTTTATTTTTTCTTCTAACTCTTTATCAAATCCTTTTCCAAATCTTTGGTTTAGTATTTCTATTGCTAATTCCTTTTCTCCTTCAAGTTTGCCTTTTTCAATACCTTTTTTAATACCTTCTTCTCTCAATTTTTCAGCTATTGACATTATCAATTCACCCCTTTCAACTGATTCTTCTTTTGCTACTTTTTCCATTTCTTCTATCTCAATGTCATCTTTTGTATCCAACAAGTATTTTAAACATATCTCAAATACTTCATCAGCTTTTTCTTTGTCTTGCATTTTGTTCGTTAGTTCTACCATTAGCTTAAATGCTTTGTAAAATCGTTCTTTGTCTTTTTCAAATGCACTCCTCATCACTTCTATTACTAATCTTGTGTATGCTTCTCCTGCTATTTTTGCTTTCGATTTCGGCGAAAAGTCGTATATTTCATATTCATAGCTCGGTATGTATCTTTTCATTCCTTCAGGTATGTCTTTGACTCCTTCAATTAGGTTTATTAAATTCGTTTCTATGTTCCATATCGTT
This genomic interval from Petrotoga sp. 9PWA.NaAc.5.4 contains the following:
- a CDS encoding Rpn family recombination-promoting nuclease/putative transposase, with the protein product TIWNIETNLINLIEGVKDIPEGMKRYIPSYEYEIYDFSPKSKAKIAGEAYTRLVIEVMRSAFEKDKERFYKAFKLMVELTNKMQDKEKADEVFEICLKYLLDTKDDIEIEEMEKVAKEESVERGELIMSIAEKLREEGIKKGIEKGKLEGEKELAIEILNQRFGKGFDKELEEKIKKANEEEINKIKKNILKITLDELKEILK
- a CDS encoding adenosylhomocysteinase, yielding MTNLESGKIKIEWVKKHMKVLNYLKELYQSEKPFDGVNVAISIHLEAKTAYLGIVLHELGANVAITGSNPLSTQEDVVEALKSYGLNVHAERTLDETAYWKNIEKILETNPNIILDDGADLGITMINKYPEKLKHLWGICEETTTGVKRYKSLFRENKLPVPVILINDSYMKYLFDNRYGTGQSTWDAITRSTNLSVAGKTVVVGGYGWCGKGIAMRAKGLGANVIITEVDPIKANEAIMDGFNVMTMDRAAAFGDFFVTATGDIDIVTKEHFLKMKDGAVLANAGHFDVEVSVKDLEEIATSKKEVRNGVEEYKLPNGKSVFLLGRGRLVNLVNGDGHPVEIMDLSFSLQLEGAKYIKENHDKLEVNIAPVPYEVDEKIAKIKLKTIGVEIDTLTQKQKDYLNDWR